AGCGCTCGTTCTTCTCCGTGCGGTGCTTCTCCTGCATCGCCAGCCCCAGTCGGCCCTCGGGTCCGCAGCCGATGTAGCGCTGCCTCCCCTTGCCCTCCAGTGACTCGGACACGATGCGGAACAGCCGCTCCGGTCTCGGCTCCGGCCAACCCTCCCCCTTCGGCGCCAGCATCAGGTAGCTCATCTTCAGCGACTCCTTGTGCAGCCCCGCCGCCTTCGCGATCTCCTCCACCACCCTCGGCATCGGCCACTGCCGCTCCGCGTGGCACCAGTCGCTCTCCTTCACCAGCGCCGGGCACGCTCCCCGGTACATGCACGGCGCCCGGATGGCGTAGCCCTTCTCCACCATCGCGTCCCGCACCTTCAGCAGCAGCCGCGACGTCTCCCGCAGCGCCGGCTCCAGCACCAGCAGGCTCCCTCCCGGCTTCACCTGCGCCAGCACCTGCTCCAGCAGCGCCGCCCTCGGCTTCACCGACTCGTCCCCAGCCCCGTACAGCTCGTTGAGCACGTGGCCCATCGTGATCAGGTCGTACTTGCCCTCGGGCGGGGCCGCCTTGCGCGTCGGGTCCCACTCCCGGGTCGCCAGCGCCTCGCCCGCTTCCGCTGCGAGCGCCCGGGCGAGCGCCAACGCCGGCTTGCTCCGGTCCGCCGCCGTCACCTCCGCCGCCCCCGCGTCCAGCGCCGCGAAGGCCATCGGACCCGGTCCGCTCCCCAGGTCCAGTACCGCTCGCGGCCGGTTGGGCAGCTCCCCCAGCGCCTCCCGCGCCTGCGCATAGGAGACGGGCCAGTAGAAGAGCAGGTAGGCACCCAGTAGCTTCGGGTCGTCCATGTACCGGGCTCCCGCCAGCTTCCGGTCTCGCGTCAGGCCCAGTGATAACTGCTTCACACCCGCGCCGACCTCCTTCACCTCCTGGGGCGTCAGCCGCGTCTCCGGCCCATCCCCCCGCTTGCGCGCCTCGCGCCACACGGCGATCAGCCGCGGTATCCACCGCTCGAGGTCCTTGCCGTATGCGCCACTCATCCGACCCTGCCTTCCACAACGAGGGGTCGCCTCTTTCGGGCAACCGCGTTAAACCCTGTCCGAATGATTTCCGTCCGAGACCTGCGCAAGCACTACCAGGTCCACAAGCGCCCGCCCGGCCTCATGGCCGCCTTCCGATCCGTCCTCCACCGTACCTACACCAACGTGAAGGCCGTGGATGGCATCTCTTTCGAGATAAAGCCCGGAGAGCGCGTGGGCTTCCTCGGCCCCAACGGGGCGGGGAAGACCACCACCCTCAAGGTGCTGTCGGGACTGCTCCACCCCTCGGGGGGTGAGGTGCTGGTGGATGGCCACGTTCCCCGCCACCGCGAGGACGCGTTCCTCAAGAAGATCATGCTGGTGATGGGGCAGAAACAGCAGCTCCTCTGGGACCTGCCGCCCTCCGAGACGTTCGAGCTCAACCGCGCCATCTATGATGTCCCGCGCGCCCAGTTCAAGCAGACCCTGGACGAGCTGGTGACCCTGCTGGAGCTCGAGGAGCTCATCGGAAAGCCCGCGCGGCAGCTGTCGCTGGGCGAGCGGATGAAGTGCGAGCTGGCCGCGGCCCTCATCCACCGCCCTCGCGTGCTCTTCCTGGACGAGCCCACCATCGGCCTGGACGTGTCCATGCAGGCCACCATGCGCGCGTTCATCAAGTCCTATAACGAGCGGCACGGCGCCACGCTCATCCTCACCAGCCACTACATGGACGACGTGGCGGCGCTGTGCCCGCGCGTCATCGTCATCGACAAGGGCCAGCTGTCGTACGACGGGGGCCTGGACGCGCTGGTGCAGCGGGTGCGGCCGGAGAAGCGGGTGGTGTTGCGCCTGAACCAGCCGGTGGACGCGGCGAGCCTCGCCCCGCTGGGCAAGGTGGTGACGCACGACAGCGCCACCGCCGTGCTGCAGGTGCCGCAGGATGCCGTCAACGCGACGGTCAGCCGGGCCCTCTCCAGCCTGCCGGTGCAGGACCTGACGGTGGAGAACGCGCCGCTGGAAGAGGTCATGAGCGAGCTGTTCGCCGAGAGCAAGGCGCGGCGGGGAGCGGTGAACGCATGAGCGTGCGGAGCACACTGCGGGCCTTTCCCACGCTGCTGCGGGTGGGGGTCTCCGAGGCGGTCGCCTACCGCGCGGAGATGTTCATCTGGGTGCTGTCCACCACCATGCCGTTCATCATGATGGCGCTGTGGACGGCGGTGGCGCGCGCCGCTCCGGTGGGCCGTTACAGCGGAGACGACTTCATCCGGTACTTCCTGGCCGCCTTCGTGGTGCGGCAGATGACGGGGGCCTGGGCGGCCTGGCAGATCAACTACGAGGTGCGCCAGGGCACGCTGGCCATGCGTCTGCTGCGCCCCATCTCTCCGCTGTGGAGCTACGCGGCGGAGAACCTCGGCTCCTTCCCCATGCGCCTGTTCGTGGTGGTGCCGGTGGCGGCCTTCTCCGTCTACAAGCTGGGCTGGGGCTCGGTGCCCCAGACGCTCTGGGGCTGGGTCTTCTTCTTCCTGTCGCTCTTCGCTGGGTGGCTCATCACCTTCCTGGCCAACGTGGCCATCGGGACGATGAGCCTCTTCATGGAGAGCAGCACCAAGTTGATGGACGTGTGGATCGCCCTCTTCTTCGTGTGCTCCGGCTACCTGTACCCGGTGGAGCTCTTCCCGCCCGCGTTCCGGGCGGCGCTCGACTGGCTGCCCTTCCGCTATCAGATCGGCCTGCCGGTGGAGTTGATGACGAACACGCACGACTTCCACAAGGCGCTGGCGTTGCTGGGACGCCAGTGGCTGTGGGTGGCGCTGATGCTGACCATCTCGCTCGGCTTGTGGAAGCGGGGCCTGAAGCGCTTCGCGGCGTATGGAGGGTAGGGGCATGTTTCGGCGCTACATCCGGTTGTTCGGTGTCCAGCTCCGGGCCTCCAGCCTGCTCGCGATGCAGTACCGCGGGGACTTCATCGTCGAGGGGCTCATCTCCCTCTTCTGGTCGGCCACCGCGCTCGCCCCGCTCTTCGTCGTCTTCCAGAAGCAGGGGCAGCAGATAGAAGGGTGGAGCTTCGGCGAGTCGCTGCTCGTCATCGGCTGGTTCACCCTGCTGCAGGGGATTCTCGAGGGCGCCATCAGCCCGAGCCTCACCGGCGTGGTGGAGCACATCCGCAAGGGGACGCTGGACTTCGTGCTGCTCAAGCCCGCCGACGCGCAGTTCCTGGTGTCCACCACGCGCTTCCTGCCCTGGCGGGCCACCAACGCGCTGGCGGCGCTCGCCATCTTCGTCTACGGCTTCCATATCCTGGGGACTTCTCCGTCCCTGCTCGGCGTGTTGGCCTCGCTGGTGCTGCTGGGCTGCAGCGTGCTGTTGCTCTACTCGTTGTGGATCCTCACCGTGAGCGCGGCCTTCTACGTGGTGAAGGTGGACAACCTGACGTACTTCTTCACGTCCATCTTCGACGCGGCCCGCTGGCCGGCTCCCGTGTTCCGCGGCGTGCTGGCCTTCGTCTTCACCTTCGTGATTCCGCTGGCGGTGATGACCACCTTCCCGGCGGAGGCCCTGCTGGGCCGGCTGTCGCTGATGAGCCTGGTGGGGTCGGTGCTGGGCTCCGTCTTCTTCGCCTTCGTGTCGCGCCGGGTCTGGCTGCACGCCATCGGCCACTACACGTCCGCGAGCAGTTGAGGCGGGGGCTCATGTGGTTGCCGAACGCATGAGTGGAGGGCAAGCGAGTTCTGTTGGGTGGTGAGCAGTTTCTGCCATAGTTCCAGGCTTTCTGGCTCCCGGGCCCCCCGGTAAAGCCCGGCCACCGAGGAACTTGGATGAGTGCCCCCCGCTTCCCCGCAGGCAGCACCTCGAATGCGCAGCTGGCTGGACGTACGGCGTCGGAGCTCCAGATCGCGCCGACGTCGTTGGAGGCCACGGTGTCCTGGCTGGTGTCGCGGCTCGCCTCGCATCTGAAGATGCGCCCGGAGTCGATCCGGCCGGAGGAGCCCGTCTCGCGCTATGGCATGGACTCGCTGGCCGCCATCGAGCTGTCGTACGAGCTCGAGAAGGGCCTGGGGGTGGAGCTGCCCATCGGGCTGCTGCTGTCGGGACCGAGCGCCGCCGAGCTGGCGCGACACATCGTCGAGGCGCGGGAGGGGACGGCCCGGGCTCCCATCCCCCGCGGTCCGCGGGAGAGCGGGCCGGCACCGATGTCCTCCGCCCAGCAGCGGATGTGGTTCCTCCACCAGCTCGAGCCTGGCAGCCCCGTCCACCACATCCCCGCCGCCGTCCGCTTCACGGGCGCGCTGGAGGTGTCCGCCCTGGAGCGCGCCCTCGCCGAGGTGGTGCGGCGCCACGAGCCCCTGCGCACCACCCTCGCCGAGGAGGACGGGACGCCCGTGCAGCGCGTCCTGCCGTCCGCCCAGGTGTCGCTGCCGGTGGTGGACCTGCGGGCACTGCCCGAGGTGGAGCGCGAGGCCGAGCTGCGCCTCCGTCTCCAGGAAGAGGCGCGTCGCCCGTTCGACCTGGAGCACGGCCTCCCGCTGCGCCTCCTGCTGCTGCGGACGGGTGAGCAGGCGCACGTGCTGCTCGTGGTGGTGCACCACCTCGCCACGGACGGCTGGTCCATGGGCCTGCTCGTGCGCGAAGTGTCGGCGCTCTACGCGGCCTTCCTCTCCGGAGCCGTCCCCTCGCTGCCGGAGCCGCCGGTGCGGTACGTGGACTTCTCGGCCTGGCAGCACGAGTGGTCGCGGGGAAAGGCGCTGGCCTCACAGCTGGCCTGGTGGCGCCGCCAGCTCGCGGGCGCCCCCGCGGTGCTGGAGCTGCCGGGGGATGCGCCGCGCCCGCCGGTGCGCTCCATGCGCGGGGAGCGGCTGCCCGTCCACCTGCCCGCGGCCCTCTCCGAGGCCGTCCGTGCCCTGGGCCGGCGCGAGGGCGTGACGCCCTTCATGGTGCTGCTCGCCGCCTTCCAGACGCTGCTCCACCGCTACTCGGGCCAGGAGGACCTCTGCGTGGGCTCTCCCGTGGCCGGCCGGCCGCGCGCCGAGCTGGAGGGGCTCATCGGCCTCTTCATCAACACCCTTGTGCTGCGCACGCGCGTGTCCGGGACGCTGTCCTTCCGGGAGCTGCTCGCCCGCGTGCGCGAGGTGACGCACGGCGCCTACGCCAACCAGGACGTGCCCTTCGAGATGCTGGTGCAGGAGCTGCAACCGGCGCGCTCGCGCAGCCACTCACCCCTCTTCCAGGTGATGCTCACCCTCCTGCCCTCGCCCGCGGAGGCTCCCGTGTTGCCGGGGCTCGCCTCGCGTCTGGAGGACGTGCACACCGGCACCGCGATGTATGACCTGACGCTCACCCTGGGCCCGGGCCGCGATGGGTTGGTGGGGTGGCTCGAGTACAGCACCGACCTCTTCCACGCCTCCACCGCCGCGCGGATGGTGACGCACCTGCGGGTGCTGCTCGAGGCCGCCGTGGCCAACCCCGGACAGCGGCTCTCCCTGCTGCCGCTGATGCCCGAAGTGGAGCGGCGTCAGGTGCTGGTGGAGTGGAACTCCACTCGCGGGCCCCATGTGGCGGCCAGCCTCCCCGCGCAGCTGCGGGCCCAGGCCGAGCGCACGCCGGACGCGGTGGCGCTGGTGCACGGCGGCACGCGCCTCACCTACCGGGCGCTGCGGCGCCGGGTGTGCGCGCTGGCGCTCGAGCTGCGGGCGCGGGGCGTGGGGCCGGAGGTGGTGGTGGGGCTGTGCGCGCGGCGCTCGGTGGAGATGGTGGTGGGGCTGCTGGCCATCCTGGAGGCCGGCGGCGCCTGGCTGCCGTTGGACCCCAGCTACCCCGCGGAGCGTCTGGCCTTCATGCTGGAGGACTCCGGAGCCCGCCTGGTCCTCACCCAGCGCGAGCTGGTGGGCGTGCTGCCCGTCGACGCGGCGCGCACCGTGTTGCTGGACGCGCAGGAGGGCCCTCCCACCGAGGCCGAGCAGGGCCCCGGGAGTGGCTCGAGCCCGGAGCACCTGGCCTACGTGCTCTACACCTCGGGCTCCACGGGCAGGCCCAAGGGCGTGGCGGTGCAGCAGCGCAACGTCGCCCACTTCTTCGCGGCCATGGACGAGCGCGTCCCCCAGGGGCCCTCGCCCATCTGGTTGGCGGTGACCAGCATCAGCTTCGACATCAGCGTCCTCGAGCTGGTGTGGACGCTGGCCCGCGGCTTCCAGGTGGTGCTCGGTGAAGGGGTGGACATCGGCGAGCTGCTCGCCCTCATCCGCCAGCACGGGGTGACCCACCTGCAGGGCACTCCGTCGCTCATGGGGCGGCTGCTGCGAGAGCCGGAGGCCGAGGCGCGTCTGGCGTCCCTGCGCTGCCTGCTGGTGGGCGGCGAGGCCCTGCCGGCCACGCTCGCCGGAGCGCTGCACCGGCTGGCTCCCGGCCGGCTGCTCAACATGTACGGCCCCACGGAGACCACTGTCTGGTCCTCCACGCACCGGGTGGGAGAGGGCGAGTCGCCCGTGCCCATCGGCACGCCCATCCCCTACACGGAGCTGTACGTCCTGGACGGGCACCTGCGGCCGGTGCCCATCGGAGTGCCCGGAGAGCTGTTCATCGGCGGCGCCGGCGTCGTCCGGGGCTACCTGGGCAGGCCGGAGCTGACGGCGGAGCGCTTCGTGCCGGATCCGTTCCGAGGGGAGCGCGGGGCGAGGTTGTATCGGACGGGAGACCGGGCGCGGTGGAGGGCGGACGGGACGGTGGAGTTCCTGGGCCGCCTGGACCATCAGGTGAAGGTGCGCGGCCACCGCATCGAGGTGGGCGAGGTGGAGGCGGCGCTGGCGCTGCACCCGGCCGTGCAGGCCGCCGTGGTGGCCGCCCGCGAGGACGTGCCGGGAGAGACGCGGCTGGTGGCGTATGCCGTCGCCCGGCCGGGGCAGGCGCTCGAGGAGGGCGCGCTGCGCGAGTGCGTGCTGAGGCGGTTGCCGGAGTACATGGTGCCGTCGGCCTTCGTGGTGCTGGAGGCGCTGCCGCTCACGCCCAACGGGAAGGTGGATCGCAAGGCCCTGCCAGCTCCCCGGGACGCGGGGCTGGAGCCGCGGCGGGAGTACGTGGCGCCGCGCACCGAGGCGGAGCGCACGCTGGCCGAGGTGTGGGCCCAGGTGCTGGGGCGGGAGCAGGTGGGCGTCCACGACAACTTCTTCGAGCTGGGCGGTGACTCCGTCCTCGGTCTGCGGGTGGTGGCGGGCGCGCGGCGGCGCGGGCTGGACGTGACGGCGAAGCTGCTGTTCCTGAAGCAGACGGTGGCGGAGCTGGCGGCGGAGGTGGGGGCGGCGAGTGGGGTGCCGCAAGCGCCGCGAGGGCCGATGGCGCTGGCGCCCGCCCAGCGGCAGGTCCTCGAGGGACTGCTGGGGGGCTGGGAGAGCGTGGAGGACGTGTATCCGCTCTCGCACCTGCAGCAGGGGCTGTTGTTCCACGCGCGGATGGAGCCGGAGAGCGGGGCGTACGTGGAGCAGCTCTCCTGGGTGGCGCGGGGGCTGCGGGTGGAGGCGCTCCGCAAGGCGTGGGAGCACGTGGTGGCGCGGATGGAGGTGCTGCGGACGGGCTTCGCGTGGGAGGGGCTGGAGGAGCCGCTGCAGGTGGTGCACCGGAAGGTGGAGGTGCCCTGGGAGGAGCGGGACTGGAGGGGCCTGTCCGCACCGGAGCAGGAGCGCAGGGCGCGGGAGTACCTGCGGGAGGATGGCCGCCGGGGCTTCGAGCCGGGGCGGGCTCCGCTGATGCGGATGGCGGTGATGCGGGTGGCGGAGGATGCCTGGCAGTGCGTCTGGAGCTACCACCACCTGCTGCTGGACGGGTGGAGCCTGGCGCTGGTGGTGCGCGAGCTCCTCACCGCGTACGAGGCCCTGCTCGCGGGCTCGGAGGTGGAGGGGAGCACGCGTCCGCCCTTCCGTGAGTACATCGCCTGGCTGGGCCGCCAGGAGCCGCGCGCCGCCGAGTCCTTCTGGCGCCAGGAGCTGGCGGGGTTTGGCGAGCCGACGCCGCTGCCGGAGCAGAAGACGCTCCCCTCGGCCCCGGGCACGTGGGAGCAGCACGAGATGGAGCTGCGGCTCTCCGCCTCGGACACCTCGGCGCTTGTCGCCTTCGCGCGACGGCACCAGCTGACGCTCAACACCCTCGTGCAGGCCGCATGGGCGCTGGTGCTGGGCCGCTATGCGTCCTCGGACGACGTGGTGTTCGGGAGCGCCGTGGCCAGCAGGCCTCCGGAGCTCGAGGGCGTGGAGCGGATGGTGGGGCTGCTCATCAACTCGCTGCCGGTGCGCGTGCGCCTGCCCCCCACCCAGCCGGTGCTGGCGTGGTTGAAGGACTTCCAGGCGCACCAGTCCGAGGTGCGCCAGCACGAGCACCTGTCGCTGGCCCAGGTGCAGTCCTGGTGCGAGGTGCCTCGGGGCTCGCCCCTCTTCGAGAGCTTCCTCGTCTTCGAGAACTACCTGCTGGACGCCTCGCTGGCGCGCCGGGCGGAGGCCCTGGGGTGGGGGAGCATGTCGTGGCGGGAGCGCTCGAACTATCCGCTCCTGGCCACCATCATTCCCCAGGAGGAGCTCCAGCTGAAGCTGACGTACGACATCCGGCGCTTCGATGAGGAGGGAATCTCCCGGGTGCTGGAGTACTGGCGGCGGGCCCTGACGTCGCTGGCGGCGAGCCCCGAGTCGCGGGTGCGCGAGGTGTCGCTGCTGACGGAGGAGGAGCGGCACCGGCTGGTGGTGGAGTGGAACGACACCCGGTACGACTTCTCCCGGGAGCGCTGCATCCACGAGCTCATCGCGGAGCACGCACGGAGCACGCCGGACGCCCAGGCGCTGGAGTACGAGGGGCAGCGGCTGACGTATCGCGAGCTGGACCAGCGCGCCAATCAGCTGGCGCACCACCTGCGCGGCCTGGGCGTGGGGCCCGAGGTCCGGGTGGGCCTGTGCCTGGACCGCACCCATGAGTGGGTGGTGGCGATGCTGGGCATCCTCAAGGCCGGTGGCGCCTGGGTGGCGCTGGAGTCCAGCCATCCCAGGGATCGGCTGGCCTACGTGCTGGCCGACTCCAGCGCGCAGGTGCTCGTCACCCAGGAGTCCCTGCTCGAGAAGCTGTCGTCCTTCGAGGGGCATCGGCTGGTCGTGGACACGCAGGCGGAGGAGCTCTCCCGGTGGCCCGTGACGGCGCCCGAGGTGCGCGTCGACCCGGACTCCCTGGCCTACATCATCTACACCTCGGGCAGCACGGGACGGCCCAAGGGGACGCTGCTGGCGCACCTGGGCCTGCACAACATGGGCTGGGCGTCGTCGCGGGCCCACGGGTTGACCTCGAAGGATCGGGCGCTGCAGTTCGCGTCCGCGTCCTTCGATGTCTCCGTGTACGAGGTGTTCTCCATCCTGCTGGTGGGGGGCTGCCTGGTGCTGGCCCCCCGGGAGAAGGCACTGCCGAACACGCCGCTGCGCACGCTGCTGGAGTCGGCGGAGATCACCACGATGATGGCGACTCCCACGCTGCTGGGGCAGCTGGAGGCGCACGGGCTGCCCAGGCTGAAGACGGTCATCACCGTGGGCGAGGCCTGCCCGCCCGAGCTGGTGCGGCGCTGGGGCCAGGACCACACCCTGCTCAACGGCTATGGGCCGACGGAGGTGACGGTGTGCGCCACCGTCTCCCCGAGACCGATGTCCGCCGAGCGGGTCACCATCGGCAGGGCCTGGGGCAACATGCAGGTGTACGTGCTGGACCGCTTCCTGCGCCCGGTGCCCATCGGGGTGCCCGGAGAGCTGTACGCCGCGGGCCTGGGGGTGGCGCGTGGCTATCTGGGACGGCCGGAGCTGACCGCCGAGCGCTTCGTGCCCAACCCCTTCGGCCCGCCGGGCTCGCGGATGTACCGGACGGGAGACCGGGTGCGCTGGTTGCCGGAGGGAGAGGTGGAGTACCTCGGGCGCCTGGACTCGCAGCTGAAGGTGCGCGGCATGCGGGTGGAGTTGGGGGAGGTGCAGGCGGTGCTGGCGAGCTACCCGGGGCTGCGCGACGTGGCCGTGGTGCCGAGGTCGGACGTCGTCCCGGGCGAGCTGCGGCTGGTGGCGTACCTGGTGGCGGCGCAAGGAGAGGGGCCATCCTTCACGGAGCTGCGCGCCTTCCTCCGCGAGCGGCTTCCCGACTACATGGTGCCGACCGCCTTCGTGATGCTGCCGGCCCTCCCGCTGAATCCGAGCGGCAAGTTGGATGCGCGTGCGCTGCCGGCACCCTCCACGGTACAGCCGAAGTCCGAGGACGAGCGCGTCTCGCGGAGCAGCGACACCGAGAAGCGGCTGGCCAGCATCTGGTCCGAGCTGCTGCAGGTGGAGCGTCCCAGCCCTCGAGATGACTTCTTCGCGATGGGCGGCCACTCGCTGAGCGCCACCCGGTTCCTCTCGCGCATCCGTGCCGAGTTCGAGGTGGAGCTGCCCCTCAGCACCATCTTCGAGAGTCCGACCCTGGCGCAGCTCACCGCCCGCATCGAGTCGGTCCGGTCCGCGCGAGCCCTGGGCGTGCGGCCCCCCGTCACGCGCCGTCCCCGGGAGGGCGATGTCTTCCCGCTCTCGTTCGCGCAGCAGCGGCTGTGGTTCCTGGATCAGCTGCTGCCGGGCAGCTCCACCTACAACATCCCCGCGGCCGTGAGGATGGAGGGCGTGCTCGACGTGGGCGCGCTGGGGCGCTGCTTCGAGGAGCTGGTGCGTCGCCACGAGTCCCTGCGCACCGTCCTGCGCGCGGAGGGGGCCTCCTCCGTCCAGGTCATCCTCCCTCCGGAGCCGCTGGCGCTGTCCGTCCAGGACGTGTCGGCGCTGCCGGCCGAGGCGCGCGCGGCGGAGGTGCGGCGGCTGGCGGTGGAGGAGGCCCGGCGTCCGTTCGACCTGGCGCGAGGCCCGCTGCTGCGCGCCTCGCTGCTGCGGCTGGGCGAGCGCGAGCACGTGCTGCTGCTGACCCTGCACCACATCGTGTCCGACGAGTGGTCGATGCGGGTGCTGGTGCGGGAGGTGGAGGCGTTGTACGGGGCCCAGGTGGAGGGGAAGGTGTCGGGGCTGGCGGAGCTGGAGGTCCAGTACGCGGACTACACGCTCTGGCAGCGGGAGTGGTTGCAGGGGCCCGTGTTGGAGGAGCAGGTGGCCTGGTGGCGGCGCCAGTTGGAGGGGACACCTCCTCTATTGAAGCTGCCCACGGACAGACCTCGGCCACCGATGCCGAGCCATCGGGGTGACTGCCGCACGGTGTCGCTCTCCCCGGAGCTCCACGCGCGGTTGAAGGCGCTGGGACAGCGCGAGGGCCTGTCGACCTTCATGGTGCTGCTGGCGGGCTTCCAGGTCCTGCTGGCGCGTGAGTCGGGCCAGGAGGACATCTGCGTGGGAGCGCCCATCTCCGGGCGTCACCAGCGCGAGCTGGAGGGACTCATCGGCTTCTTCGTCAACACGCTGGCGCTGCGCACCCGGCTGTCGGCGGAGCTGAGCTTCCGTGAGCTGCTGGGGCGCGTGCGCGAGGTGGTGCTGGGCGCGTACGCGCACCAGGACGTGCCCTTCGAGCGGCTGGTGGAGGAGCTCAAGCCGACGCGCACCTTGAGCTACTCGCCGCTGTTCCAGGTGATGCTGAACTTCCAGCAGGAGGAGATGGGCCCGCGGGAGCTCCCCGGGCTGAAGCTGGAGTCGCTGACGGTGGAGGAGTGGCCAGCGAAGTTCGACCTGGTGCTGACGTTCGTGGAGTCCGAGGAGGGACTGCGGGCCTCGCTGGTGTACAGCACGGACCTGTTCGACGCCTCCACCGCGACCCGCCTGCTGGAGCAGCTCGGCGCGTTGCTGGAACGGGCCGTCGCGGAACCGGAGACGCGGCTGTCCGAGCTGGGCGTCCTCCCCGCCTCGGAGCGCCCGCCGGAAGAGGTGCCGGCCGTCGTCGAGGAGCCACAGCGCGTCTTCGTCGAGCCGAGCACTCCCCTGGAGCAGCAGCTGGCCGCCGTCTGGGCGCAGGCCCTGGGGCGGGAGCGGGTGGGCATGCACGAGCATTTCTTCGAGGAGCTCGGGGGCAGCTCGCTGACGGCGCTGCGGGTGGCCAACCACCTGCGCGAGGCGCTGCGGCGGGAGGTTCCCGTGATGTGGCTCTTCGAGCATCCGACAATTCACGAGCTGGTCCAACGCATCGCCCGGGAAGACGCACCGTCCCCGGCGGCGAAGGCCGGGCAGAGCGCACAAGAACGAGCCCAGGGACGCAATCAAGTCCTGGCGGGTCTGCGGGGCAAGGGAAAGAAGGGCGGCAATGTCTGAGTTCGAGTCGATGGAGTTCTCCGAGGGAGACATCGCGGTCATCGGTATGTCGGGGCGCATGCCCGGGGCGCGCTCGCTGGGGTCCTTCTGGCGCAACCTGCGCGAGGGCGTCGAGTCCATCTCCCGCTTCTCCCCCGAGGAGCTGGAGCCCATGCCCGGTCTGCCCGCCGACCCCTGGAAGCACCCCGGCTTCGTCCCCGCCGGCGCGGTGCTCGAGGGCATCGAGCTGTTCGACCACGACTTCTTCGACATCCCCCTGCGCGAGGCGCAGTGGATGGATCCCCAGCAGCGGCTCTTCCTCCAGTGCGCCTGGGCCGCGTTGGAGGACGCCGGTCACGTGCCCGAGCGCTTCGAGGGGAAGATCTCCCTCTACGCGGGCTCGTCCCTCTCGGGCCACCTGCCGAGGGTGCTGGGCGCCGTGTCCCAGGACCCGGCCACGTTCTTCGACGTGAGCGCCACCACCACCCACCAGAACGTGTCCTCGAAGACGTCCTACAAGCTGGGCCTCACCGGCGAGAGCGTCCTCGTCTACACCGCGTGCTCCACCGGCCTGGTCGCCATCCACCTCGCCTGCCAGAGCCTCCTGTTGCGCCAGTCCGACATGGCCCTGGCCGGTGCCACCAAGGTGCCCGTGCCCCATCGCACCGGCTACCTCTACCAGGAGGGGATGATCCACTCCCCGGACGGGCACTGCCGCGCCTTCGATGCCCGTGCCCAGGGGACGGTGAGCGGTAGCGGCGTGGGCGTGGTGGTGCTCAAGCGCCTGGCGGACGCCGTGCGTGACGGAGACCATGTCTATGCCGTCATCAAGGGCTCGGCCATCAACAACGATGGTCAGCTCAAGTCGGGTTACACCGCCCCCAGCGTGCAGGGGCAGGCCGCCGTCATCGAGCAGGCCATGGCCTACGCCGGCGTGGAGCCGGCGGAGATCGACTATGTCGAAGCCCATGGCACCGGCACCCCGCTGGGCGACCCCATCGAAGTGGCCGCCCTCATGCGCGCCTTCGGGCTGGGCCCCGAGTCCCAGGGCACCTGCGTCCTCGG
This is a stretch of genomic DNA from Archangium violaceum. It encodes these proteins:
- a CDS encoding non-ribosomal peptide synthetase gives rise to the protein MSAPRFPAGSTSNAQLAGRTASELQIAPTSLEATVSWLVSRLASHLKMRPESIRPEEPVSRYGMDSLAAIELSYELEKGLGVELPIGLLLSGPSAAELARHIVEAREGTARAPIPRGPRESGPAPMSSAQQRMWFLHQLEPGSPVHHIPAAVRFTGALEVSALERALAEVVRRHEPLRTTLAEEDGTPVQRVLPSAQVSLPVVDLRALPEVEREAELRLRLQEEARRPFDLEHGLPLRLLLLRTGEQAHVLLVVVHHLATDGWSMGLLVREVSALYAAFLSGAVPSLPEPPVRYVDFSAWQHEWSRGKALASQLAWWRRQLAGAPAVLELPGDAPRPPVRSMRGERLPVHLPAALSEAVRALGRREGVTPFMVLLAAFQTLLHRYSGQEDLCVGSPVAGRPRAELEGLIGLFINTLVLRTRVSGTLSFRELLARVREVTHGAYANQDVPFEMLVQELQPARSRSHSPLFQVMLTLLPSPAEAPVLPGLASRLEDVHTGTAMYDLTLTLGPGRDGLVGWLEYSTDLFHASTAARMVTHLRVLLEAAVANPGQRLSLLPLMPEVERRQVLVEWNSTRGPHVAASLPAQLRAQAERTPDAVALVHGGTRLTYRALRRRVCALALELRARGVGPEVVVGLCARRSVEMVVGLLAILEAGGAWLPLDPSYPAERLAFMLEDSGARLVLTQRELVGVLPVDAARTVLLDAQEGPPTEAEQGPGSGSSPEHLAYVLYTSGSTGRPKGVAVQQRNVAHFFAAMDERVPQGPSPIWLAVTSISFDISVLELVWTLARGFQVVLGEGVDIGELLALIRQHGVTHLQGTPSLMGRLLREPEAEARLASLRCLLVGGEALPATLAGALHRLAPGRLLNMYGPTETTVWSSTHRVGEGESPVPIGTPIPYTELYVLDGHLRPVPIGVPGELFIGGAGVVRGYLGRPELTAERFVPDPFRGERGARLYRTGDRARWRADGTVEFLGRLDHQVKVRGHRIEVGEVEAALALHPAVQAAVVAAREDVPGETRLVAYAVARPGQALEEGALRECVLRRLPEYMVPSAFVVLEALPLTPNGKVDRKALPAPRDAGLEPRREYVAPRTEAERTLAEVWAQVLGREQVGVHDNFFELGGDSVLGLRVVAGARRRGLDVTAKLLFLKQTVAELAAEVGAASGVPQAPRGPMALAPAQRQVLEGLLGGWESVEDVYPLSHLQQGLLFHARMEPESGAYVEQLSWVARGLRVEALRKAWEHVVARMEVLRTGFAWEGLEEPLQVVHRKVEVPWEERDWRGLSAPEQERRAREYLREDGRRGFEPGRAPLMRMAVMRVAEDAWQCVWSYHHLLLDGWSLALVVRELLTAYEALLAGSEVEGSTRPPFREYIAWLGRQEPRAAESFWRQELAGFGEPTPLPEQKTLPSAPGTWEQHEMELRLSASDTSALVAFARRHQLTLNTLVQAAWALVLGRYASSDDVVFGSAVASRPPELEGVERMVGLLINSLPVRVRLPPTQPVLAWLKDFQAHQSEVRQHEHLSLAQVQSWCEVPRGSPLFESFLVFENYLLDASLARRAEALGWGSMSWRERSNYPLLATIIPQEELQLKLTYDIRRFDEEGISRVLEYWRRALTSLAASPESRVREVSLLTEEERHRLVVEWNDTRYDFSRERCIHELIAEHARSTPDAQALEYEGQRLTYRELDQRANQLAHHLRGLGVGPEVRVGLCLDRTHEWVVAMLGILKAGGAWVALESSHPRDRLAYVLADSSAQVLVTQESLLEKLSSFEGHRLVVDTQAEELSRWPVTAPEVRVDPDSLAYIIYTSGSTGRPKGTLLAHLGLHNMGWASSRAHGLTSKDRALQFASASFDVSVYEVFSILLVGGCLVLAPREKALPNTPLRTLLESAEITTMMATPTLLGQLEAHGLPRLKTVITVGEACPPELVRRWGQDHTLLNGYGPTEVTVCATVSPRPMSAERVTIGRAWGNMQVYVLDRFLRPVPIGVPGELYAAGLGVARGYLGRPELTAERFVPNPFGPPGSRMYRTGDRVRWLPEGEVEYLGRLDSQLKVRGMRVELGEVQAVLASYPGLRDVAVVPRSDVVPGELRLVAYLVAAQGEGPSFTELRAFLRERLPDYMVPTAFVMLPALPLNPSGKLDARALPAPSTVQPKSEDERVSRSSDTEKRLASIWSELLQVERPSPRDDFFAMGGHSLSATRFLSRIRAEFEVELPLSTIFESPTLAQLTARIESVRSARALGVRPPVTRRPREGDVFPLSFAQQRLWFLDQLLPGSSTYNIPAAVRMEGVLDVGALGRCFEELVRRHESLRTVLRAEGASSVQVILPPEPLALSVQDVSALPAEARAAEVRRLAVEEARRPFDLARGPLLRASLLRLGEREHVLLLTLHHIVSDEWSMRVLVREVEALYGAQVEGKVSGLAELEVQYADYTLWQREWLQGPVLEEQVAWWRRQLEGTPPLLKLPTDRPRPPMPSHRGDCRTVSLSPELHARLKALGQREGLSTFMVLLAGFQVLLARESGQEDICVGAPISGRHQRELEGLIGFFVNTLALRTRLSAELSFRELLGRVREVVLGAYAHQDVPFERLVEELKPTRTLSYSPLFQVMLNFQQEEMGPRELPGLKLESLTVEEWPAKFDLVLTFVESEEGLRASLVYSTDLFDASTATRLLEQLGALLERAVAEPETRLSELGVLPASERPPEEVPAVVEEPQRVFVEPSTPLEQQLAAVWAQALGRERVGMHEHFFEELGGSSLTALRVANHLREALRREVPVMWLFEHPTIHELVQRIAREDAPSPAAKAGQSAQERAQGRNQVLAGLRGKGKKGGNV